The proteins below come from a single Chryseobacterium sp. MA9 genomic window:
- the dnaK gene encoding molecular chaperone DnaK, which produces MSKIIGIDLGTTNSCVAVMEGKDPVVIPNAEGKRTTPSIVAFTEDGERKVGDPAKRQAVTNPTKTVYSIKRFIGTHFKDDASEITRVPYKVVAGPNDTVKVKIDDREYTPQEISAMTLQKMKKTAEDYLGQEVTRAVITVPAYFNDAQRQATKEAGEIAGLKVERIINEPTAAALAYGLDKNHKDQKIAVYDLGGGTFDISILDLGDGVFEVLSTNGDTHLGGDDFDDVIINWMADEFKAEEGVELKSDAIALQRLKEAAEKAKIELSSSPQTEINLPYITATATGPKHLVKTLTKAKFEQLSADLVRRSMEPVAKALKDAGLSTSDIDEVILVGGSTRIPIIQEEVEKFFGKKPSKGVNPDEVVAIGAAIQGGVLTGDVKDVLLLDVTPLSLGIETMGSVFTKLIEANTTIPTKKSEVFSTASDNQPAVSIRVGQGERSMFNDNKEIGRFDLQDIPPAPRGVPQIEVTFDIDANGILSVSAKDKGTGKEQSIKIQASSGLSDEEIERMKKEAQENSAADAKRKEEVEIFNKADGLIFQTEKQLKEFGEKLSADKKAAIEAAHTELKTAFEAKNVDDVKAKTEALDAAWMAASEELYAAGQQPGADAGAGAQNAGGNAGAEDVQDADFEEVK; this is translated from the coding sequence ATGAGTAAAATAATTGGAATTGACTTAGGAACAACCAACTCTTGTGTTGCTGTAATGGAGGGAAAAGACCCTGTTGTTATTCCTAACGCAGAAGGTAAAAGAACTACTCCTTCTATCGTAGCTTTTACAGAAGACGGAGAAAGAAAAGTAGGTGATCCTGCAAAAAGACAGGCTGTAACGAATCCAACAAAAACTGTTTACTCTATCAAAAGATTTATCGGAACACACTTTAAAGATGATGCTTCTGAAATCACAAGAGTACCTTATAAAGTGGTTGCCGGACCAAACGATACTGTAAAAGTAAAAATCGACGATAGAGAATATACACCACAGGAAATTTCTGCAATGACACTTCAGAAAATGAAGAAAACTGCTGAAGATTATCTTGGACAGGAAGTAACAAGAGCGGTAATCACTGTTCCTGCATACTTCAACGATGCACAGAGACAAGCTACCAAAGAAGCTGGTGAAATCGCAGGTCTTAAAGTAGAAAGAATTATCAACGAACCTACAGCTGCAGCGTTAGCTTACGGTCTTGATAAAAACCATAAAGATCAGAAAATCGCAGTATATGACCTTGGTGGTGGTACTTTCGATATCTCTATCCTTGATTTAGGAGATGGTGTATTCGAAGTATTATCTACAAATGGTGATACTCACTTAGGAGGTGATGACTTTGATGATGTGATCATCAACTGGATGGCTGATGAGTTCAAAGCTGAAGAAGGTGTTGAATTAAAATCCGATGCAATTGCATTACAAAGATTGAAAGAAGCAGCTGAAAAAGCTAAAATTGAATTATCTTCTTCTCCTCAGACTGAGATCAACTTACCTTATATCACAGCTACTGCTACAGGTCCAAAACACTTAGTGAAGACTTTAACAAAAGCTAAATTCGAGCAATTATCTGCTGATCTTGTAAGAAGATCTATGGAGCCTGTTGCTAAAGCATTAAAAGATGCTGGTCTGTCAACTTCTGATATTGACGAAGTAATCTTGGTAGGTGGTTCTACAAGAATCCCGATCATCCAGGAGGAAGTAGAAAAATTCTTCGGTAAAAAACCATCTAAAGGAGTGAACCCGGATGAGGTTGTAGCTATTGGTGCAGCTATCCAGGGAGGTGTATTGACAGGTGATGTAAAAGACGTATTGCTACTTGACGTTACTCCACTTTCTTTAGGTATCGAAACAATGGGTTCTGTATTCACAAAATTAATTGAAGCGAATACTACGATCCCAACTAAAAAATCTGAAGTATTCTCTACAGCTTCTGACAACCAGCCGGCTGTAAGCATCAGAGTAGGACAGGGTGAAAGATCTATGTTCAACGATAACAAAGAAATCGGTAGATTCGATCTTCAGGATATTCCACCAGCACCAAGAGGAGTTCCTCAAATTGAAGTAACATTCGATATTGATGCTAACGGTATCCTAAGTGTATCTGCTAAAGATAAAGGAACTGGTAAAGAGCAGTCTATCAAAATTCAGGCATCTTCAGGTCTTTCTGACGAAGAAATCGAAAGAATGAAGAAAGAAGCTCAGGAAAACTCTGCAGCAGATGCTAAGAGAAAAGAAGAAGTTGAAATCTTCAACAAAGCTGACGGATTGATCTTCCAGACTGAAAAACAATTGAAAGAATTCGGTGAAAAACTTTCTGCTGACAAAAAAGCAGCAATCGAAGCAGCTCACACAGAATTAAAAACAGCTTTTGAAGCTAAAAATGTTGATGATGTAAAAGCTAAAACTGAAGCTTTAGACGCAGCATGGATGGCAGCTTCTGAAGAATTATATGCAGCTGGTCAACAGCCGGGTGCTGATGCAGGTGCAGGAGCTCAGAACGCTGGTGGAAACGCTGGTGCTGAAGATGTACAGGATGCAGACTTCGAAGAAGTAAAATAA
- a CDS encoding prolyl oligopeptidase family serine peptidase, with amino-acid sequence MKIYIFIFLSLSLGAQKTNLAPSVSATDHYFGTKIIDDYRNLENLKDSATAQWMKSQTDYANFLINKIPNRDYYLKKRLEFDKRQGYSVSDLEITDNDKYFYLKKSSEERTAKVYYRNGFNGTEQLLYDPDSFISSFKDSSGKSKHQFLVNLLSPSWDGSRLAISLTEDGKEISQVIVIDVENKYVHPEVVTNTNPSSIGGIKWLQDNSGFFYVYYPVIDSNSKDYVKNVQTILYRIGEDPKKLNNVFSRSNNPNLNIEENTYPAIMAFNADDKYYVGNLVDSEDFRRTFIISKQDLLNGKKNWKPLYTKEDKIPSMRLAGDDIYFLSGYNNTLNYKLCKTSAKNPNFKNPQVLVPEMADEVITGYAVTKDGIYYTRTKNGVEAKLYLYKDGKEHNIKTPFVSGNIYLEAKGKDFSDIWISCSGWANDEQRFKYNLRKSEFTPENIAPIIDYPEFKDIVVEEITVKSHDGVEVPLSLIYNKNIKKNGEIPILMNGYGAYAESYSPYFSISYLLWANQGGIVAVPHVRGGGEKGEQWHIDGQKSKKSNSWKDLIACTEYLINKNYTSPKKVAILGGSAGGILMGRAMTERPDLFGAVIIESGVLNTLRNEFGGVGKSAAQEYGNLNNSADFKGLLEMDAYHHIKKGVKYPATLITSGINDPRVSPWIPAKFVAKLLANNSSNNPILLKIDYAGGHGGDIPTAQRYANIGDIFAFALWQLGVSDYQPIGDITK; translated from the coding sequence ATGAAAATATATATATTTATTTTTCTTTCACTATCCTTAGGTGCGCAAAAAACAAATTTAGCCCCTTCTGTATCTGCTACTGATCATTATTTTGGCACTAAAATCATTGATGATTACAGAAATCTAGAAAATTTAAAGGACTCTGCAACCGCTCAATGGATGAAATCGCAGACAGATTACGCCAATTTTTTGATTAATAAAATCCCTAATAGAGATTATTACCTTAAAAAACGCTTAGAATTTGACAAAAGGCAGGGGTATTCAGTATCTGATTTAGAAATAACTGATAATGATAAATATTTTTATCTGAAAAAAAGTTCTGAAGAGAGAACTGCAAAAGTTTACTATCGAAATGGTTTTAACGGGACGGAACAGTTACTGTATGATCCTGATAGTTTCATATCCTCTTTTAAAGATTCTTCAGGTAAATCTAAACATCAATTTTTAGTCAATCTATTAAGTCCCAGTTGGGACGGAAGCAGATTGGCTATCTCATTGACTGAAGATGGCAAAGAAATCTCTCAAGTTATTGTAATAGATGTTGAGAATAAATATGTTCACCCAGAAGTCGTAACTAATACCAATCCTTCCAGCATTGGAGGTATTAAATGGTTACAGGATAATTCGGGTTTTTTTTATGTTTATTATCCTGTAATTGACAGTAATTCTAAAGATTATGTAAAAAATGTTCAGACAATCTTATATAGAATAGGTGAAGATCCAAAAAAGCTGAATAATGTATTTTCCAGATCTAATAATCCTAATCTAAATATAGAGGAAAATACATACCCGGCTATTATGGCATTTAATGCCGATGACAAGTATTATGTAGGAAATTTGGTAGATTCAGAAGACTTTAGGAGAACATTTATTATCAGTAAGCAAGACTTATTAAATGGTAAAAAAAATTGGAAACCTTTATATACGAAAGAAGATAAAATACCATCTATGCGGTTAGCTGGAGATGATATCTATTTTTTATCCGGCTATAATAATACTTTGAATTACAAACTCTGTAAGACCAGCGCTAAGAATCCAAATTTCAAAAATCCGCAAGTATTGGTGCCTGAAATGGCAGATGAAGTGATTACAGGATATGCTGTAACGAAAGATGGAATATATTATACAAGAACAAAAAACGGGGTAGAAGCAAAATTATATTTGTACAAAGATGGCAAAGAACACAATATAAAAACCCCATTTGTATCCGGAAATATATATCTGGAAGCGAAAGGCAAAGATTTTTCGGATATATGGATTAGCTGTTCAGGCTGGGCAAATGATGAGCAGAGATTTAAATATAACCTGCGAAAGAGTGAATTTACCCCAGAAAATATTGCGCCGATCATTGATTATCCAGAATTCAAAGATATTGTAGTTGAGGAAATTACGGTAAAGTCTCATGATGGCGTAGAAGTTCCATTATCTTTAATTTACAATAAAAACATTAAAAAGAATGGGGAGATTCCAATTCTTATGAATGGTTATGGTGCGTACGCAGAATCATATTCTCCATACTTTTCTATTAGTTACCTATTGTGGGCAAATCAAGGAGGAATTGTTGCTGTTCCGCACGTAAGAGGTGGTGGAGAAAAAGGAGAACAATGGCATATTGATGGACAAAAATCTAAAAAATCAAATTCGTGGAAAGACTTGATTGCCTGTACTGAATACTTAATTAATAAAAATTATACATCCCCAAAGAAAGTAGCCATCCTAGGAGGAAGCGCAGGCGGAATATTAATGGGAAGAGCAATGACCGAAAGGCCAGACCTTTTCGGTGCGGTAATTATAGAATCAGGAGTTCTAAATACTTTGAGAAACGAGTTTGGAGGCGTAGGAAAATCTGCGGCTCAAGAATATGGTAATCTAAATAATTCTGCTGATTTTAAAGGGCTATTGGAAATGGATGCTTACCATCATATTAAAAAAGGAGTAAAATATCCCGCAACTCTAATCACATCCGGAATCAACGATCCCAGAGTGTCTCCTTGGATACCTGCAAAATTTGTCGCCAAATTATTAGCGAATAATTCTTCCAACAATCCTATTTTATTGAAAATAGATTATGCCGGAGGCCACGGAGGCGATATACCAACAGCACAGCGATACGCTAATATTGGAGATATTTTTGCGTTCGCACTGTGGCAGTTAGGAGTATCAGATTATCAGCCAATCGGAGATATTACTAAATAA
- a CDS encoding T9SS type A sorting domain-containing protein, translating to MKKVLLLTAGFLMANVFGQRECATDLKMKEFYARNPQALAKKEDLRNYLTSKNAAANTMAKNGQTVITIPVVVHVLYGSAAQNISDAQIASQIAILNNDFRKLNPNFSSVVPDVFKPYAADMELTFCMATKTPTGASTTGIERKSVASNFDFANQYYLSTGLTAWDPTKYLNIWVGDMPNPYLGWAYLPDAAGFPEDGLAIGYKYFGTTGAAVSPYNGGRTATHEIGHYFGLLHPWGEDGSACGTPDNDDGCADTPAINDAHYGGNVFPDNGFMCNPTANGAMFMNFMDYVTDTEMAFFTNDQKTIKINTMAGPRASLLNSNACAFLSVNEVEKVNSINLFPNPTTQYISIASPLAPINEVEIFNAEGRLVKKAFIKNETDKIDVKNFVSGVYYVRTYNGKDFVKSMKFIKK from the coding sequence ATGAAAAAAGTTTTATTATTGACAGCCGGCTTTCTGATGGCTAATGTATTTGGTCAGAGAGAATGTGCTACTGATTTGAAAATGAAGGAATTTTATGCAAGGAATCCACAGGCTTTGGCAAAAAAAGAAGATTTACGAAATTATTTAACCAGTAAAAATGCTGCTGCTAATACAATGGCTAAAAATGGTCAGACTGTGATTACGATTCCTGTTGTAGTGCATGTTCTTTATGGAAGTGCTGCGCAGAATATTTCCGATGCTCAGATTGCATCACAGATTGCTATTTTAAATAATGATTTCAGAAAATTGAATCCTAATTTTAGTTCTGTAGTTCCTGATGTCTTCAAACCTTATGCTGCAGATATGGAGCTGACATTCTGTATGGCAACAAAAACGCCTACAGGAGCTTCTACTACAGGAATAGAAAGAAAATCAGTGGCTTCAAATTTTGATTTTGCTAACCAATATTATTTATCAACTGGCCTTACAGCCTGGGATCCTACTAAATATCTAAATATATGGGTAGGGGATATGCCTAATCCTTATTTGGGCTGGGCTTACCTGCCTGATGCAGCAGGATTTCCGGAGGACGGACTTGCCATTGGCTATAAATACTTCGGAACTACAGGAGCTGCTGTGTCTCCTTATAATGGAGGACGAACTGCAACGCATGAAATAGGACATTATTTCGGATTGCTTCACCCATGGGGAGAAGATGGCAGTGCATGTGGAACACCGGATAATGATGATGGCTGTGCAGATACTCCTGCTATTAATGATGCCCATTATGGGGGTAATGTTTTTCCAGATAACGGTTTTATGTGTAATCCTACTGCAAACGGTGCCATGTTCATGAATTTTATGGATTATGTGACAGATACAGAAATGGCATTTTTTACTAATGATCAGAAAACAATCAAGATCAATACTATGGCTGGTCCGAGAGCGAGCCTACTTAATTCCAATGCTTGTGCTTTCTTATCAGTAAATGAAGTGGAAAAAGTAAACTCTATTAATCTTTTCCCTAATCCTACTACACAGTATATTTCCATTGCTTCTCCATTGGCACCTATTAATGAAGTGGAGATTTTCAACGCTGAAGGAAGACTTGTAAAAAAAGCATTTATTAAAAATGAGACAGATAAAATTGATGTGAAAAATTTTGTCAGTGGTGTTTATTATGTAAGAACTTATAATGGCAAAGACTTCGTAAAATCAATGAAGTTTATCAAAAAATAA